GCTAAACCCGAAAATAACGTAAAACACAAAGTTAGAGTCGCTAGAACGCCTTTTCTCAAATCGAACATCACCTTCCGATAGATTATGACAAAGAGGACCCTTAGGCAACCGCCACAGAGTCCTCTTAGACATCATGTGATCCTCCGCCCGCGCAGGTACACATCGTCTTTGTATCAGCGATCTGGCTCGCCCATCGAGGATGGGCTTACAGTGGCGGGGCCGCTCCGGATTCTAACCGGATTCCCTGATTACAGGACGTCGGATATTACTTTTCGACCAGGAGTATAGCACAAAAAGGGTATAGCCGCTAAGGGGCATTCATTCCGTCGAAAACGCCGTCCCCTGCTGTCACTATGACGTTTCTGCCGGGAAGGACCTGACGGTAAAACTCCAGTTTTTTCATGAAGTCGTACAGACCGGAGGCGGAGCGGTTTGCGTCCGCCAGGAGCTTTTGGGCCTTCATGTCCCCTCCCCCTTTTATCTCCTCCGATTCCTTCATAGCCGAAGCCAGTATCTCTACTTTATCCCTGTCGGCGGCGGAACGGAGCTTCATGGCCTCCGCCCTTCCCTCGGATATGAGCTGGGCGGACATTCGGTTGCGCTCTGCCTCCATAGAACGATAGACGGCATCCTCGTTTTCCTGAGGGAGATAGAGTCGCTTAAACTCAACTGTCCTGACGGTAACTCCGTACTTTTCGCTATCCTCCGCAGCTATTCTCAATGCCTCCGCCTCCGCCTCATCCCTTTTGAGAAACAGGATATCGTCGAAGGTTATCTGACCAGCTACCGCCCTTACCGCTGCGTAGACCGAATCGTCGAGCCTCTGCTGGACCGCCGAAATGGTCCTGACTCTTCTGCGAAAGGCCTCGGGATCGGTTATCTGAAATATAGCGATAGAGTCGAATATGATATTCTTCTTGTCCGCCATGACCACCGACACAGGGTTTGCATCGTACTCTATGAGCCTTTTGGTGTATCTAACCACCGTATCGGTAAAAGGTATTTTCATCGATATGCCTGGGGATTTTTTGGTGGCGACGATCTTTCCTAGCCTCAGTATGACCGCCTGTTCGTCCTGTCTTATGACGTAAAAGGAGTCGTAAGACAGTCCCAGCAGGACCAGAAGGACAGCGTAGATAATGGCTTTTTTATATTTCATCTCCATACCTCCTATTTCTGTCCATCTTGGGAGGGAAAAGATAGAATCCGATCGAGAGGCAGTATCTTAAGCACCTCGGAGGAACTGATAAAAGTTGGGTTCATATCCTTCCAGACGTCTGTCATAGTCTCCATCCATAGGTTCAGCCGAACCAAGTTCGGGTTTATCCTGTAGGATTCGGTAAGAGCCTGTATTCTGGCGACATCCCCTTCCGCCAGAGCAACTCGCCTGAAGGCATAGGCGTTGGCCTCGTTTATTACCCTTTCAACGTCGCCTATCACCTCGGATTGGACTTCCTTTGCATAACGCTCCGCCTCCAGTATCATCCTCTCCCTTTCCGCCCTAGCGGAGTTGACGGCGTTGAAGGATTTTTGGACCGCCTTAGGTGGCACCACGTCC
The uncultured Dethiosulfovibrio sp. genome window above contains:
- a CDS encoding protease modulator HflC, producing the protein MKYKKAIIYAVLLVLLGLSYDSFYVIRQDEQAVILRLGKIVATKKSPGISMKIPFTDTVVRYTKRLIEYDANPVSVVMADKKNIIFDSIAIFQITDPEAFRRRVRTISAVQQRLDDSVYAAVRAVAGQITFDDILFLKRDEAEAEALRIAAEDSEKYGVTVRTVEFKRLYLPQENEDAVYRSMEAERNRMSAQLISEGRAEAMKLRSAADRDKVEILASAMKESEEIKGGGDMKAQKLLADANRSASGLYDFMKKLEFYRQVLPGRNVIVTAGDGVFDGMNAP